A DNA window from Pseudodesulfovibrio thermohalotolerans contains the following coding sequences:
- a CDS encoding S41 family peptidase, producing the protein MRVTLWIVTFLLLFTLTVAPGQTIAAKGDQFEALKTFSQVLDLVEGNYVKPVTKKELIDNSIKGMLEELDPHSTYLSPEDFKDMQVDTAGKFSGIGIEISMDQGRIVVVSPIEDTPAYKAGLLAGDIILEIDGESTQDMTLMDAVKLIRGEKGSTVTLLILHKGSNKPLEVAIVRGTIPIVNVKTQSLEDGYLYLRLTKFQESSTKNLRAAIAGYRKHHELKGIVFDLRNNPGGLLNQAVSVADTFLEGGTIVYIQGRNKADRKDFYASKESGEVKVPMVTLINAGSASASEIVAGALQDLKRSLIIGERSFGKGSVQQIIPLSDGSGIKLTTSLYYTPSGRSIQAKGIEPDLRIPFVAPSEDEMSMRDRFTVREKDLSGHLENGQKTAKRKRDEDAEKAKDMLARDNQLRMALELVKSLPKMKEIQ; encoded by the coding sequence ATGCGTGTCACGCTTTGGATAGTCACTTTCTTGCTTCTTTTCACTCTTACCGTCGCCCCCGGCCAGACCATCGCGGCCAAGGGAGACCAGTTCGAAGCTCTCAAGACCTTTTCGCAGGTGCTGGACCTTGTTGAAGGCAACTACGTCAAGCCTGTTACCAAGAAAGAGCTCATCGACAACTCCATCAAGGGTATGCTCGAAGAGCTGGACCCCCACTCCACGTATCTTTCCCCCGAGGACTTCAAGGACATGCAGGTGGATACCGCCGGCAAGTTCAGCGGCATCGGCATCGAGATCAGCATGGACCAGGGGCGTATCGTGGTTGTCTCCCCCATCGAGGACACTCCGGCCTACAAGGCTGGCCTGCTGGCGGGCGATATCATTCTTGAGATCGACGGCGAATCCACCCAGGACATGACCCTCATGGACGCGGTCAAACTGATCCGCGGCGAAAAGGGCTCCACCGTCACGCTGCTCATCCTTCACAAGGGCTCCAACAAGCCGCTTGAGGTGGCCATTGTTCGCGGGACCATCCCCATCGTCAACGTCAAGACCCAGTCTCTTGAGGACGGGTATCTCTATCTCCGCCTGACCAAGTTCCAGGAGTCCTCCACCAAGAATCTGCGTGCCGCCATCGCCGGGTATCGTAAGCATCACGAACTCAAGGGCATCGTCTTCGACCTGCGCAACAACCCCGGTGGTCTGCTGAACCAAGCGGTTTCCGTGGCTGACACCTTCCTTGAGGGCGGCACCATCGTCTACATTCAGGGCAGGAACAAGGCCGATCGCAAGGATTTCTACGCTTCCAAGGAATCCGGCGAAGTCAAGGTGCCCATGGTCACGCTCATCAACGCGGGGTCTGCTTCGGCTTCGGAGATCGTCGCCGGAGCCCTTCAGGATCTCAAGCGTTCCCTCATTATCGGCGAGCGTTCCTTCGGAAAGGGATCGGTCCAGCAGATCATCCCCCTGTCCGACGGCTCGGGCATCAAGCTGACCACTTCGCTCTACTACACCCCGAGCGGACGCTCCATTCAGGCCAAGGGCATCGAACCCGACCTGCGCATTCCGTTCGTGGCCCCGAGTGAGGACGAGATGAGTATGCGCGATCGTTTCACGGTTCGTGAGAAGGACCTGAGCGGCCATTTGGAAAATGGTCAGAAGACCGCCAAGCGCAAGCGTGACGAGGACGCCGAAAAGGCCAAGGACATGCTCGCCCGGGACAACCAGTTGCGTATGGCCCTGGAGTTGGTCAAGAGCCTGCCAAAGATGAAGGAAATTCAGTAA
- a CDS encoding divergent polysaccharide deacetylase family protein, with the protein MAGLGWKLLTAKTPPPQVIAPVTEERAPQVEPQRDKVYEEAASDLEDRVKQADLAIIETMRDLDIKMHDLELVDVELRRFEDRGYHYQVLQFPKVSDRGRFLVTLRKKLYKRLPDATLLDNGDTEAAVEIDGQRTHLLLLEATPQIIALPEAKGPKLAVVIDDVGENYGLLRGLAALDIPLSFAVWPNASHTRECVDLITKTHHDLLIHFPMEPMGYPAVKPGDDALFVSMSDDEVRQRIGDNLRRIPEAIGVNNHMGSRFTANARGMRAALTEFRRHGLFFLDSLTSGKSVGRATAKDVGIPFYERDTFLDNVKDVNAIVLQLRKTERVAKRKGWAIAIGHPYRETLAALKQWQTSRDQSIQVISLSKLRPE; encoded by the coding sequence ATGGCCGGATTAGGTTGGAAGCTTCTGACCGCGAAGACGCCACCGCCTCAGGTCATCGCTCCCGTGACCGAGGAACGGGCCCCCCAGGTCGAACCGCAGCGCGACAAGGTCTATGAAGAAGCCGCTTCCGATCTGGAGGATCGAGTCAAACAGGCCGACCTGGCCATCATCGAGACCATGCGCGACCTTGATATCAAGATGCACGATCTTGAGTTGGTGGATGTGGAGCTTCGCCGTTTCGAAGATCGCGGGTACCATTATCAGGTATTGCAATTCCCCAAGGTTTCCGACCGAGGCCGTTTTCTGGTCACATTGCGCAAAAAGCTCTACAAGCGTCTCCCCGACGCGACCCTGCTCGATAACGGCGACACAGAAGCGGCGGTCGAGATAGACGGACAGCGCACCCACCTGCTGCTCCTTGAAGCCACGCCGCAGATCATTGCTTTGCCCGAAGCCAAAGGTCCCAAACTGGCGGTGGTCATAGACGACGTAGGCGAAAACTATGGACTGCTCCGGGGACTCGCCGCCCTCGACATCCCGCTTTCCTTTGCGGTATGGCCCAACGCCAGCCACACAAGGGAATGCGTGGACCTCATCACCAAAACGCATCATGACCTGCTCATCCATTTCCCCATGGAGCCCATGGGCTACCCCGCAGTCAAACCTGGAGACGACGCCCTGTTCGTGTCCATGTCCGACGACGAGGTCCGACAACGTATCGGGGACAATCTTAGGCGTATACCCGAGGCCATCGGCGTGAACAATCACATGGGTTCGCGCTTCACGGCAAACGCACGGGGAATGCGGGCAGCCCTTACGGAGTTTCGGCGGCACGGCCTGTTCTTTCTGGACAGTCTCACATCGGGCAAGAGCGTTGGCCGCGCCACGGCCAAGGACGTGGGAATCCCCTTCTACGAACGGGACACGTTTCTGGACAACGTCAAGGACGTGAACGCCATTGTGCTGCAACTGCGCAAGACCGAGCGGGTGGCCAAGCGCAAGGGGTGGGCCATTGCCATCGGCCATCCCTACCGGGAAACTCTGGCCGCTCTCAAGCAGTGGCAGACAAGCCGCGACCAGTCCATTCAGGTTATTTCCCTGTCGAAACTTCGTCCCGAATAA
- the ndk gene encoding nucleoside-diphosphate kinase, whose amino-acid sequence MAIEKTFSIIKPDAVERGLIAEILKMITDSGLKIKGLKMIHMDRAKAEGFYAVHKERPFFGELVDYMISGPVVVSCLEGENAIERYRTLMGATNPENAAEGTIRATYGQSIQNNSCHGSDGPDTAKTEVAYFFNDDELVG is encoded by the coding sequence ATGGCTATTGAAAAGACCTTTTCCATCATCAAGCCCGATGCGGTCGAGCGCGGCCTCATCGCCGAAATTCTGAAAATGATCACCGACTCCGGCCTCAAGATCAAAGGCTTGAAAATGATTCACATGGACCGCGCAAAGGCCGAAGGCTTCTACGCCGTGCACAAGGAACGCCCCTTCTTCGGCGAGTTGGTCGATTACATGATCTCCGGCCCGGTGGTGGTTTCCTGTCTCGAAGGCGAAAACGCCATTGAACGGTACCGCACTCTCATGGGGGCAACCAATCCGGAGAACGCGGCCGAGGGCACCATTCGCGCTACGTACGGCCAGAGCATCCAAAATAACTCCTGCCACGGTTCAGACGGTCCCGACACCGCCAAGACCGAGGTGGCATACTTCTTCAACGACGACGAGTTGGTGGGATAA
- a CDS encoding ABC transporter ATP-binding protein, with protein MISVSEVTKAFNRGDVNEVTALSGVNLEVKDGDFITIIGSNGAGKSTFLNALAGSFPVDSGRIVLDGQDITKWPEHKRASLIGRVFQDPLLGTCAGATIEQNLAMANKRGMLRGLSRGVKNRDREFFREKLSILGLGLEDRLKTHTGLLSGGQRQALTMLMATLVRPRVLLLDEHTAALDPKTAGMVLGLTEEIVGSLNLTTLMVTHNMKQAIALGNRLIMFHRGQVVLDIEGEEKRNLKVEDLLERFSRLRGDEGVSDRMLLG; from the coding sequence ATGATCTCCGTCTCCGAAGTGACCAAAGCCTTCAACAGGGGCGACGTCAATGAGGTCACCGCACTCAGCGGGGTGAACCTCGAAGTCAAGGATGGCGATTTCATCACCATCATCGGCTCCAACGGTGCCGGAAAGTCCACGTTCCTCAACGCCCTCGCCGGGTCGTTCCCCGTGGATTCCGGCCGGATCGTCCTAGACGGCCAGGACATCACCAAGTGGCCGGAACACAAGCGCGCCTCGCTCATCGGCCGAGTCTTTCAGGACCCGTTGCTCGGTACATGCGCCGGAGCGACCATCGAGCAGAACTTGGCCATGGCCAACAAGCGTGGCATGTTGCGCGGGCTCTCCCGAGGCGTCAAAAACAGGGACCGCGAGTTTTTCCGCGAAAAACTGTCCATCTTGGGGCTCGGCCTTGAAGACCGCCTGAAGACACATACCGGCCTGCTTTCTGGTGGCCAACGGCAGGCCCTGACCATGCTCATGGCAACTCTGGTCAGACCTCGCGTGCTCCTGCTCGACGAACATACCGCCGCCCTGGACCCCAAGACTGCGGGCATGGTTCTGGGACTGACCGAGGAGATCGTCGGCTCCCTCAACCTGACGACCCTCATGGTGACCCACAACATGAAACAGGCTATCGCCCTGGGCAATCGGCTGATAATGTTCCATCGCGGCCAGGTGGTGCTGGACATCGAAGGCGAGGAAAAACGAAATCTCAAGGTCGAAGACCTCTTGGAACGCTTCTCGCGTCTGCGCGGGGACGAAGGTGTCTCCGACCGCATGTTGTTGGGTTGA
- a CDS encoding murein hydrolase activator EnvC family protein, translating to MRKLLAIITCCVILLPSVALGQARDEVLSESLQKEHQKADENEQKVRDLTKKAGRISTRLADIGSEVTQLKGRIKEQEKTLASIHERERLARQEYLALEKDKERISLELSGLMRTLWPVHMQNVRSRFNGVEDWAMFDRRFNWLADIYAATSRKLDEAKTNSERIAENLENQRRLAEAAEKQLSQVNKSKDKLLDNQYALRRNLKKVNREKESAEAELTAILGTIADLKYQLQSQKTKRFALYKSALPWPVRGRVVSSFNLKATPPVRGLAIGAAEGSTVQSVFWGKVVHNDTLRGFGRVVIIYHGYNYYSLYAYLSDTFVRNGQEVEKNEPLGTVGYFPKVDGAGLYFELRFHQKPINPETWLTATR from the coding sequence ATGAGAAAACTTCTCGCCATCATAACGTGCTGTGTCATTTTGCTGCCCTCCGTGGCGCTTGGCCAGGCCCGCGACGAGGTTTTGAGCGAGTCCTTGCAGAAGGAGCACCAGAAGGCGGACGAAAATGAGCAGAAAGTTCGCGATCTGACAAAGAAGGCCGGAAGGATATCCACCCGGCTTGCGGATATCGGAAGCGAGGTGACGCAGCTCAAAGGACGCATCAAAGAGCAGGAGAAGACGCTGGCTTCCATCCATGAGCGCGAGCGGCTGGCGCGCCAGGAGTATCTTGCCCTGGAAAAGGACAAGGAGCGCATTTCCCTGGAGCTTTCCGGGCTCATGCGCACCCTGTGGCCGGTGCACATGCAAAACGTCAGGTCGCGGTTCAACGGGGTGGAAGACTGGGCCATGTTCGACCGGCGCTTCAACTGGCTGGCGGATATCTATGCGGCCACAAGCCGCAAGCTCGACGAAGCGAAGACCAATTCCGAGCGGATCGCCGAAAATCTGGAAAATCAGCGTCGCCTGGCCGAAGCGGCGGAAAAGCAGCTTTCGCAGGTGAACAAAAGCAAGGATAAACTGCTGGACAACCAGTACGCCCTGCGCCGGAACCTCAAGAAGGTCAACCGGGAGAAGGAAAGCGCCGAGGCCGAGCTGACCGCGATTCTGGGAACCATCGCCGATCTCAAGTACCAATTGCAGTCTCAGAAGACCAAGCGGTTCGCCCTGTACAAGAGTGCCCTGCCCTGGCCGGTCAGGGGACGCGTGGTATCAAGTTTCAATCTGAAAGCCACTCCCCCTGTGCGCGGTCTGGCCATCGGAGCCGCCGAAGGGAGCACGGTACAGTCCGTCTTCTGGGGCAAGGTGGTGCACAATGATACCCTGCGCGGCTTCGGACGCGTGGTCATCATATACCACGGATACAATTATTACAGCCTTTATGCCTATTTATCGGATACGTTCGTTCGTAATGGGCAGGAAGTCGAAAAGAATGAGCCCCTGGGCACCGTGGGCTATTTCCCCAAGGTGGACGGGGCCGGGTTGTATTTTGAATTGCGTTTTCACCAAAAACCAATTAACCCAGAAACTTGGTTAACCGCAACAAGATGA
- a CDS encoding ABC transporter permease → MTLYALFGAIEQGFAYGLMVIGVYLTFRVLDFPDLTVDGSLPLGAAVSAMAITSGYSPLLSIFMAAGAGLLAGMVTGILNTKFKILHLLASILTMTALYSINLRVMGRPNMALLGQETVVDKFVGLSGLLPQYATPLLFALICLAVVAALIWFLHTELGLAFLATGDNQQMITSQGVNTDNIIIFGVGLSNALVAASGALVAQNQGAADVNMGVGSIVAGLASVILGETVFGDKTISRALIAALLGSVLYRIAIGLALGLKLGSFSITPSDLNLITAILVVFALIMPKMKRKFLAGRSK, encoded by the coding sequence ATGACTCTCTATGCATTGTTCGGCGCCATCGAGCAGGGATTCGCCTACGGCCTCATGGTCATCGGTGTATACCTGACCTTTCGAGTGCTCGATTTCCCGGATCTCACCGTTGACGGCAGCCTCCCTCTTGGTGCGGCCGTTTCAGCCATGGCCATTACTTCCGGCTACTCCCCGCTCCTGTCCATTTTCATGGCCGCTGGAGCCGGACTTCTGGCGGGAATGGTCACCGGCATCCTGAACACGAAGTTCAAGATCCTCCATCTGCTCGCTTCCATCCTGACCATGACGGCACTCTATTCCATCAACCTGCGGGTGATGGGGCGGCCCAACATGGCGCTACTCGGGCAAGAAACCGTGGTGGACAAATTCGTCGGTCTTTCCGGCCTGCTGCCGCAATACGCCACCCCACTGCTCTTCGCCCTCATCTGCCTGGCCGTGGTGGCCGCGCTGATCTGGTTCCTGCACACCGAGCTTGGACTGGCCTTCCTGGCCACGGGCGACAACCAGCAGATGATTACCAGCCAGGGCGTGAACACCGACAACATCATTATCTTCGGCGTGGGCCTGTCCAACGCCTTGGTGGCCGCGTCCGGGGCGTTGGTGGCGCAGAATCAGGGCGCGGCGGACGTGAACATGGGCGTGGGCTCCATCGTCGCCGGGCTTGCCTCGGTCATTCTCGGCGAGACCGTGTTCGGCGACAAGACCATCTCCCGTGCGCTCATTGCCGCCCTGCTCGGCTCGGTGCTCTACCGTATCGCCATCGGCCTGGCCCTGGGGCTGAAGCTCGGCTCCTTCTCCATCACTCCCAGCGACCTGAACCTGATAACCGCCATTCTGGTGGTCTTCGCCCTGATTATGCCCAAGATGAAACGCAAGTTCCTTGCAGGGAGGTCCAAATGA
- the proC gene encoding pyrroline-5-carboxylate reductase: protein MTKKIGFIGVGNMGSAIARGLASRDDIELHGVDFNKANLEKLNKELGLIVQENATDLAKACDYIVLAVKPQHAEPVVKELTPLLDMSKCLIAICAGIPLSTYEDWTEDRCPVVRIMPNTPALVGHGVSAVCLDNHNLTDENKALVPELFASVGQVHILPEKLFDAFTGVIGSGPAYVFYFMEALIESGVALGLTRAQSVDMVKGLFLGSAVMADKSEHSVSELREMVTSPGGTTVRALMHFDRQALRGDIIDGVFECYYRSMELGEK, encoded by the coding sequence ATGACAAAGAAAATCGGGTTCATAGGCGTAGGAAACATGGGGTCCGCCATCGCCAGGGGGCTGGCCTCCCGCGATGACATCGAACTGCACGGAGTGGACTTCAACAAGGCCAATCTCGAAAAGCTCAACAAGGAATTGGGGCTTATCGTGCAGGAGAACGCGACCGACCTCGCCAAGGCGTGCGACTACATTGTCCTGGCCGTCAAGCCGCAACATGCCGAACCCGTGGTCAAGGAGTTGACGCCCCTGCTGGACATGAGCAAATGCCTGATCGCCATCTGCGCGGGCATCCCCCTGTCCACTTACGAGGATTGGACGGAAGACCGTTGCCCGGTTGTGCGCATCATGCCCAACACCCCGGCCCTGGTGGGCCATGGCGTGTCGGCAGTCTGCCTGGACAACCATAATCTGACCGACGAGAACAAGGCGCTGGTTCCCGAACTCTTCGCCTCGGTCGGCCAGGTGCACATTCTGCCGGAAAAGCTCTTCGACGCCTTCACCGGCGTTATCGGTTCCGGCCCGGCCTATGTCTTCTATTTCATGGAGGCCCTGATCGAGTCCGGAGTGGCCTTGGGCCTTACCCGGGCGCAGTCCGTGGATATGGTCAAGGGGTTGTTCCTCGGCTCCGCCGTCATGGCCGACAAGAGCGAACACTCCGTGTCCGAACTTCGTGAAATGGTCACCTCCCCCGGAGGGACGACCGTTCGGGCTCTCATGCACTTCGACCGGCAGGCTCTCAGAGGCGACATCATCGACGGCGTCTTCGAGTGCTACTATCGGAGCATGGAACTCGGCGAAAAGTAA
- the cbiB gene encoding adenosylcobinamide-phosphate synthase CbiB produces MDQLTAVFLVPVAAVLLDRFLGDPAGFPHPVRIIGKGLDLYESIVRRLGVNLRAAGWTAVVLFSGLAWFTVSTFTRISYLGPMLAVYFAYAGLALGCLMREAKKVTAFLDSGDLSGARRALSMLVSRETAELDESHIRRTLAETVSENLNDGFTAPLFYLALFGPGGMWAYKAVSTMDSMWGYRTDRFRDLGQGGALTDDLLAWIPARLTAFLLLFTGGRLGLNAAMAKSRFRADAVKMESPNAGWPMAATAWLLEGQMGGPTVYFGKVKEKPVLGPEGHPWTREMLRTLFALTRKTGTRTALVLIPALGLIRLLFFV; encoded by the coding sequence ATGGATCAACTCACCGCCGTTTTTCTCGTACCTGTAGCCGCCGTTCTGCTGGATCGTTTTTTGGGCGACCCGGCAGGGTTTCCACATCCGGTTCGGATCATCGGCAAAGGCCTTGATCTCTACGAATCCATCGTTCGTCGTCTTGGCGTAAATCTTCGAGCGGCAGGCTGGACCGCTGTTGTGCTTTTCTCCGGGCTCGCCTGGTTTACCGTGAGCACATTCACTCGCATTTCATACCTTGGCCCGATGCTGGCCGTATATTTCGCTTACGCCGGATTGGCCCTGGGCTGTCTTATGCGCGAGGCCAAAAAGGTGACCGCGTTTCTCGATTCCGGGGACCTTTCCGGTGCGCGACGTGCGTTGTCCATGCTTGTCAGCCGTGAAACCGCCGAACTGGACGAATCCCACATTCGCCGCACCCTGGCCGAGACCGTCAGCGAAAATCTCAACGACGGATTCACCGCGCCCCTGTTTTATCTCGCGCTCTTCGGCCCCGGCGGCATGTGGGCCTACAAGGCCGTCAGCACCATGGACTCCATGTGGGGCTATCGCACGGATCGTTTCCGCGATCTTGGGCAGGGTGGGGCATTGACCGACGACCTTCTGGCTTGGATTCCGGCAAGACTTACGGCGTTTCTTCTCCTTTTCACAGGCGGGAGGCTCGGGCTGAATGCCGCTATGGCCAAAAGCCGGTTTCGCGCCGACGCCGTCAAGATGGAAAGTCCCAATGCCGGCTGGCCCATGGCCGCTACAGCCTGGCTCCTTGAAGGGCAGATGGGCGGGCCTACCGTTTATTTCGGCAAGGTGAAGGAAAAACCTGTTCTCGGCCCGGAAGGGCATCCGTGGACACGGGAAATGCTTCGCACGCTTTTTGCGCTGACCCGAAAGACCGGCACACGGACCGCATTGGTGTTGATCCCTGCCCTTGGATTGATCCGACTGTTATTTTTTGTTTGA
- a CDS encoding ABC transporter substrate-binding protein, translating into MKKILLLAAAFLLVASTAFAGKTYVISVTQIVEHPALDAMRIGMADRLKEKGIDFTYNVHIAQGNMATNTQIVSQIIGERPDLVLAIATPGAQACAQKIHDRPILFTGVTDPVTAGLVKDLKNTNGKNITGMSDFSPMDKHVALIREIVPGVKTIGIIYNSGEPNSVPNLKALKVEAAKVGINVEEATIANSSGVYQAAKSLVGRCDVVYIGTDNTVVSAIESAVKVCTDNKLPLIVGDVDSVARGAIAAVAVDYYKMGLQTGDMAARILVDGINPADMPVEFLNDLNLHVNLKAAKAMGVTLPQPVIDRASKVIE; encoded by the coding sequence ATGAAAAAAATTCTGTTGCTTGCGGCGGCCTTCCTGCTGGTCGCCTCCACCGCCTTTGCCGGTAAGACATATGTCATCTCCGTGACCCAGATCGTGGAGCATCCCGCTTTGGACGCCATGCGCATCGGCATGGCCGACCGCCTCAAGGAAAAAGGCATCGATTTCACCTACAACGTCCACATCGCGCAAGGCAATATGGCCACCAACACCCAGATCGTCAGCCAGATCATAGGCGAACGTCCCGATCTGGTGCTGGCCATCGCCACTCCGGGGGCCCAGGCCTGCGCCCAAAAGATTCATGATCGGCCCATCCTTTTCACCGGCGTGACCGATCCGGTCACTGCGGGACTGGTCAAGGACCTCAAGAATACCAACGGGAAGAACATCACCGGCATGTCCGACTTCAGCCCCATGGACAAGCATGTGGCCCTGATCCGGGAGATCGTTCCCGGCGTCAAGACCATCGGCATCATCTACAACTCCGGCGAACCCAACTCTGTTCCCAATCTCAAGGCGTTGAAGGTAGAGGCCGCAAAGGTCGGCATCAATGTCGAAGAGGCGACCATCGCCAACTCCAGCGGTGTCTATCAGGCCGCAAAGAGCCTGGTGGGACGTTGCGACGTTGTCTACATCGGGACGGACAACACCGTGGTTTCGGCCATCGAGTCCGCCGTGAAGGTCTGCACGGACAACAAGCTGCCGCTGATCGTCGGCGATGTGGATTCCGTGGCTCGCGGCGCCATCGCGGCCGTGGCCGTGGACTATTACAAGATGGGTTTGCAGACCGGCGACATGGCCGCCCGCATCCTGGTTGACGGCATTAATCCCGCCGACATGCCTGTTGAATTCCTCAACGATCTCAACCTGCACGTCAACCTGAAGGCCGCCAAGGCCATGGGGGTGACCCTGCCCCAGCCGGTCATCGACCGGGCGTCCAAGGTCATTGAATAG
- the fliM gene encoding flagellar motor switch protein FliM, translating to MSKILEQDEVDALLRGLSGGDVETETEIPEDDTGVVAFDLANQDRIIRGRMPVLEIVNDRFARLCTNALANTMRKRVDINPISIDMSKFGDFMRSLPVPTSISIFKMDPLRGNALLVVDSRLVFALVENFFGGAGSQPKVEGRDFTPIEQAIVERVVKIALANMEESWKPVHEVHVEMVRTEVNPQFAAIVPPSDVVIVVTFEVELENAIGSLIVCLPYATMEPIRSKLHASFQSERLEVDHVWINRFKERLMETPVEMVVRLGRTSISGRQLLYLQEGDIILLDTDEDELLEAEVEGVRKFKGLPGRVKGNKSFKVVKEEEIRF from the coding sequence ATGAGCAAAATCCTCGAACAAGATGAAGTAGATGCCCTGCTCCGGGGTCTTTCCGGCGGGGATGTCGAAACCGAGACCGAGATTCCTGAAGATGATACCGGCGTGGTCGCCTTTGACCTGGCCAATCAGGACAGGATCATTCGCGGCCGTATGCCCGTGCTCGAGATCGTCAACGACCGCTTCGCTCGTCTGTGCACCAACGCGCTGGCCAACACCATGCGCAAGCGGGTCGACATCAACCCCATTTCCATAGACATGTCGAAGTTCGGCGATTTCATGCGTTCCCTGCCGGTGCCGACTTCCATCTCCATATTCAAAATGGACCCCCTGCGCGGCAATGCCCTGCTGGTTGTCGATTCCCGCCTGGTGTTCGCGCTGGTCGAAAATTTCTTTGGCGGCGCGGGAAGCCAGCCCAAGGTTGAAGGGCGCGACTTCACCCCCATCGAACAAGCCATTGTCGAGCGGGTAGTCAAGATCGCCCTTGCCAATATGGAGGAATCCTGGAAGCCGGTGCACGAGGTTCACGTGGAGATGGTCCGCACCGAGGTGAACCCCCAGTTCGCGGCCATTGTTCCGCCTTCGGACGTAGTCATCGTCGTCACCTTCGAAGTCGAACTGGAAAACGCCATCGGGTCGCTCATCGTCTGCCTCCCCTACGCCACCATGGAGCCCATCCGCTCCAAGCTCCACGCCTCCTTCCAATCTGAACGCCTTGAAGTGGATCACGTCTGGATCAATCGATTCAAGGAGCGACTCATGGAAACTCCGGTCGAAATGGTCGTGCGCCTGGGCCGGACATCCATTTCGGGCCGCCAGCTTCTCTACCTTCAGGAAGGCGACATCATCCTGCTCGACACTGATGAGGATGAGCTTCTCGAAGCCGAGGTCGAAGGCGTCCGCAAGTTCAAGGGACTGCCCGGCAGGGTCAAGGGCAACAAGTCCTTCAAGGTCGTGAAGGAAGAGGAAATCCGTTTCTGA